Proteins from one Oncorhynchus gorbuscha isolate QuinsamMale2020 ecotype Even-year linkage group LG18, OgorEven_v1.0, whole genome shotgun sequence genomic window:
- the LOC124003361 gene encoding zinc finger protein 37-like isoform X1, with protein MLILASMMRPKRTCCVGVCRACGENISNRIYVHNLFSQFEGQCLKPFDYTTALEDLTGPISQDDALPHIICETCRKLLKRYYKSFCDVEKIGSIFRESAQKQRESHSLAWRTRDAQQGEISITPFPHERITDACKVTPRDLTVTLVVVPKSENTGEEATPHPNNDNIKPEPAEISVYLEEDMEQDPQSGDDAASLKLSQVSVPTKYILTGPMEKLVDNMLNGQFFSAAKAIMDIPDLASLVTKEVLNQVVKECKELTSVPFNSILRQTSPSSLEAFRWDTVFTEWKTTAPTFLRFLESASTSTWVSALTKERAQRKNFAIGMAGATLLKVRCGRMSAPMYRNSLIMHQAQKKKCFNRFARLGVCVTKQSMLHLLRRVRASEEVTRTPSAGEDHNYDSVAPRRSTENTDRQQEDPEPTATEKQQEPRTSLGEEQLPDSGTTESTTVTCTPLFRSKNHGQGPSKCQARPKPQPQPEHQPQAQPQPEHQPQAQPQPEHQPQAQPQPQHPPQPQPQPQHQAQPQPQHQAQPQPQHQAQPQPQHQAQPKPQPKPQPFPTTFLLAQPFQTAQNQTVMLSKQNGPLMIFTLPYVQSPAAQSEEVKGVESTTLHNYNVPCSCQVCGQSFDFTRHLIRHVQMHLAEQNRLCGLCGKVLGPAENMAVHLQTHSLMRTFCHICGKCFPKNSELKYHISIYHYVEKPHLCEVCGKTFRHGKALKEHHTSAHIEGRDKPYKCHLCRKGFSGERQVKLHQLTHTGEKPFQCEDCGMCFREKNTLKGHMRTHTGEKPYKCRECGKCFRLLGALKCHLLTHTGEKPYRCNVCGRCFSQSSSRKTHMKTHKMAHAPQSAERPQSAERPQSAERPQSAERPQSAEKALSE; from the exons ATGCTAATACTAGCTAGCATGATGAGACCAAAGAGAACCTGTTGTGTCGGTGTATGTCGTGCTTGTGGGGAAAACATTTCCAATAGAATATACGTGCACAATCTCTTCAGTCAGTTCGAAGGTCAATGTTTGAAACCATTTGACTACACCACAGCATTGGAGGACCTCACTGGACCAATTTCTCAGGACGATGCCTTACCACACATCATTTGCGAAACGTGTCGTAAACTTCTTAAAAGGTACTACAAAAGCTTTTGCGATGTGGAGAAAATTGGCAGTATATTTCGAGAAAGTGCTCAGAAGCAGAGGGAGAGTCACTCTCTTGCATGGCGAACTCGGGACGCCCAACAAGGTGAGATTAGTATCACCCCGTTTCCCCACGAGAGAATAACAGACGCGTGTAAGGTTACCCCGCGAGATTTGACCGTAACGTTAGTAGTTGTGCCAAAGAGCGAGAACACAGGCGAAGAAGCCACACCACATCCCAACAACGATAACATCAAACCTGAGCCTGCAGAAATCTCAGTATACCTGGAAGAAGATATGGAGCAGGATCCACAGTCTGGCGATGATGCTGCTTCTTTGAAGCTAAGCCAG GTGAGTGTGCCAACTAAATACATCCTTACTGGACCCATGGAGAAACTTGTGGATAACATGTTAAATGGACAATTCTTCAGTGCAGCAAAGGCAATAATGGATATTCCTGATTTGGCTTCCCTTGTCACTAAAGAGGTTTTGAACCAAGTTGTCAAAGAATGCAAAGAGCTCACTAGCGTTCCATTCAACTCCATACTTAGACAGACCAGTCCTTCCTCTCTGGAAGCCTTCAGATGGGACACTGTTTTTACTGAATGGAAGACAACCGCACCCACGTTCCTTAGGTTTCTGGAGTCCGCAAGCACATCTACGTGGGTTTCTGCCCTGACCAAAGAACGTGCACAGAGAAAGAACTTCGCCATAGGCATGGCTGGAGCCACTCTTCTCAAGGTACGTTGCGGCAGGATGAGTGCACCCATGTATCGGAACTCGCTTATCATGCACCAGGCTCAGAAGAAAAAGTGCTTCAATAGGTTTGCCAGACTTGGTGTCTGTGTTACAAAGCAAAGCATGCTTCATCTGTTGAGAAGAGTGAGGGCATCGGAAGAAGTAACCAGGACTCCCTCTGCAGGTGAAGACCACAACTACGACTCAGTAGCGCCAAGAAGATCCACAGAAAATACTGACAGACAG CAGGAGGACCCAGAGCCCACAGCGACTGAGAAGCAGCAGGAACCAAGGACCAGTCTGGGGGAAGAGCAGCTTCCAGACTCTGGAACGACAGAGTCCACAACAGTCACATGCACTCCTCTCTTTCGGAGCAAAAACCATGGTCAGGGCCCATCCAAATGCCAGGCCAGGCCCAAACCTCAGCCTCAGCCCGAACATCAGCCTCAGGCCCAGCCTCAGCCCGAACATCAGCCTCAGGCCCAGCCTCAGCCCGAACATCAGCCTcaggcccagcctcagccccaacatccgcctcagccccagcctcagccccaacatcaggcccagcctcagccccaacatcaggcccagcctcagccccaacatcaggcccagcctcagccccaacaTCAGGCCCAGCCCAAGCCTCAGCCCAAACCCCAGCCCTTCCCCACAACCTTTCTCCTGGCCCAACCCTTCCAAACAGCACAGAACCAAACTGTTATGTTGTCTAAACAGAATGGCCCCCTGATGATATTTACACTTCCCTATGTGCAAAGCCCTGCAGCTCAAAGTGAGGAAGTCAAAGGTGTGGAAAGCACTACGTTGCACAACTACAACGTTCCTTGTTCTTGCCAGGTGTGTGGGCAATCATTTGACTTCACGCGTCATTTGATAAGACATGTTCAGATGCACTTAGCGGAGCAAAACCgtttgtgtggtttgtgtgggAAGGTCCTTGGGCCTGCAGAGAACATGGCGGTTCACCTGCAAACTCACAGTCTAATGAGAACTTTTTGTCATATTTGTGGCAAATGTTTCCCTAAGAATTCTGAGCTGAAATACCATATAAGTATTTATCACTATGTTGAGAAGCCACATCTGTGCGAAGTGTGTGGCAAAACCTTCAGACATGGCAAGGCCCTTAAAGAACATCATACGTCCGCTCACATAGAGGGACGAGATAAGCCATATAAATGCCATTTGTGCCGAAAAGGCTTCTCAGGGGAAAGACAAGTTAAACTCCACCAGTTAACTCATACTGGAGAGAAACCGTTTCAGTGTGAAGATTGTGGCATGTGCTTCAGGGAGAAGAACACTCTTAAAGGGCACATGAGGactcacacaggggagaaaccataTAAGTGCAGAGAGTGTGGAAAATGCTTTAGATTGTTAGGTGCTTTAAAATGTCACCTACTAactcacactggagagaaaccgtaTCGCTGCAACGTCTGTGGCAGATGCTTCAGTCAGTCCTCATCCCGCAAGACTCACATGAAAACTCACAAAATGGCTCACGCACCACAGAGtgcagagagaccacagagtgcagagagaccacagagtgcagagagaccacagagtgcagagagacca
- the LOC124003361 gene encoding zinc finger protein 768-like isoform X2: MLILASMMRPKRTCCVGVCRACGENISNRIYVHNLFSQFEGQCLKPFDYTTALEDLTGPISQDDALPHIICETCRKLLKRYYKSFCDVEKIGSIFRESAQKQRESHSLAWRTRDAQQGEISITPFPHERITDACKVTPRDLTVTLVVVPKSENTGEEATPHPNNDNIKPEPAEISVYLEEDMEQDPQSGDDAASLKLSQVSVPTKYILTGPMEKLVDNMLNGQFFSAAKAIMDIPDLASLVTKEVLNQVVKECKELTSVPFNSILRQTSPSSLEAFRWDTVFTEWKTTAPTFLRFLESASTSTWVSALTKERAQRKNFAIGMAGATLLKVRCGRMSAPMYRNSLIMHQAQKKKCFNRFARLGVCVTKQSMLHLLRRVRASEEVTRTPSAGEDHNYDSVAPRRSTENTDRQEDPEPTATEKQQEPRTSLGEEQLPDSGTTESTTVTCTPLFRSKNHGQGPSKCQARPKPQPQPEHQPQAQPQPEHQPQAQPQPEHQPQAQPQPQHPPQPQPQPQHQAQPQPQHQAQPQPQHQAQPQPQHQAQPKPQPKPQPFPTTFLLAQPFQTAQNQTVMLSKQNGPLMIFTLPYVQSPAAQSEEVKGVESTTLHNYNVPCSCQVCGQSFDFTRHLIRHVQMHLAEQNRLCGLCGKVLGPAENMAVHLQTHSLMRTFCHICGKCFPKNSELKYHISIYHYVEKPHLCEVCGKTFRHGKALKEHHTSAHIEGRDKPYKCHLCRKGFSGERQVKLHQLTHTGEKPFQCEDCGMCFREKNTLKGHMRTHTGEKPYKCRECGKCFRLLGALKCHLLTHTGEKPYRCNVCGRCFSQSSSRKTHMKTHKMAHAPQSAERPQSAERPQSAERPQSAERPQSAEKALSE, translated from the exons ATGCTAATACTAGCTAGCATGATGAGACCAAAGAGAACCTGTTGTGTCGGTGTATGTCGTGCTTGTGGGGAAAACATTTCCAATAGAATATACGTGCACAATCTCTTCAGTCAGTTCGAAGGTCAATGTTTGAAACCATTTGACTACACCACAGCATTGGAGGACCTCACTGGACCAATTTCTCAGGACGATGCCTTACCACACATCATTTGCGAAACGTGTCGTAAACTTCTTAAAAGGTACTACAAAAGCTTTTGCGATGTGGAGAAAATTGGCAGTATATTTCGAGAAAGTGCTCAGAAGCAGAGGGAGAGTCACTCTCTTGCATGGCGAACTCGGGACGCCCAACAAGGTGAGATTAGTATCACCCCGTTTCCCCACGAGAGAATAACAGACGCGTGTAAGGTTACCCCGCGAGATTTGACCGTAACGTTAGTAGTTGTGCCAAAGAGCGAGAACACAGGCGAAGAAGCCACACCACATCCCAACAACGATAACATCAAACCTGAGCCTGCAGAAATCTCAGTATACCTGGAAGAAGATATGGAGCAGGATCCACAGTCTGGCGATGATGCTGCTTCTTTGAAGCTAAGCCAG GTGAGTGTGCCAACTAAATACATCCTTACTGGACCCATGGAGAAACTTGTGGATAACATGTTAAATGGACAATTCTTCAGTGCAGCAAAGGCAATAATGGATATTCCTGATTTGGCTTCCCTTGTCACTAAAGAGGTTTTGAACCAAGTTGTCAAAGAATGCAAAGAGCTCACTAGCGTTCCATTCAACTCCATACTTAGACAGACCAGTCCTTCCTCTCTGGAAGCCTTCAGATGGGACACTGTTTTTACTGAATGGAAGACAACCGCACCCACGTTCCTTAGGTTTCTGGAGTCCGCAAGCACATCTACGTGGGTTTCTGCCCTGACCAAAGAACGTGCACAGAGAAAGAACTTCGCCATAGGCATGGCTGGAGCCACTCTTCTCAAGGTACGTTGCGGCAGGATGAGTGCACCCATGTATCGGAACTCGCTTATCATGCACCAGGCTCAGAAGAAAAAGTGCTTCAATAGGTTTGCCAGACTTGGTGTCTGTGTTACAAAGCAAAGCATGCTTCATCTGTTGAGAAGAGTGAGGGCATCGGAAGAAGTAACCAGGACTCCCTCTGCAGGTGAAGACCACAACTACGACTCAGTAGCGCCAAGAAGATCCACAGAAAATACTGACAGACAG GAGGACCCAGAGCCCACAGCGACTGAGAAGCAGCAGGAACCAAGGACCAGTCTGGGGGAAGAGCAGCTTCCAGACTCTGGAACGACAGAGTCCACAACAGTCACATGCACTCCTCTCTTTCGGAGCAAAAACCATGGTCAGGGCCCATCCAAATGCCAGGCCAGGCCCAAACCTCAGCCTCAGCCCGAACATCAGCCTCAGGCCCAGCCTCAGCCCGAACATCAGCCTCAGGCCCAGCCTCAGCCCGAACATCAGCCTcaggcccagcctcagccccaacatccgcctcagccccagcctcagccccaacatcaggcccagcctcagccccaacatcaggcccagcctcagccccaacatcaggcccagcctcagccccaacaTCAGGCCCAGCCCAAGCCTCAGCCCAAACCCCAGCCCTTCCCCACAACCTTTCTCCTGGCCCAACCCTTCCAAACAGCACAGAACCAAACTGTTATGTTGTCTAAACAGAATGGCCCCCTGATGATATTTACACTTCCCTATGTGCAAAGCCCTGCAGCTCAAAGTGAGGAAGTCAAAGGTGTGGAAAGCACTACGTTGCACAACTACAACGTTCCTTGTTCTTGCCAGGTGTGTGGGCAATCATTTGACTTCACGCGTCATTTGATAAGACATGTTCAGATGCACTTAGCGGAGCAAAACCgtttgtgtggtttgtgtgggAAGGTCCTTGGGCCTGCAGAGAACATGGCGGTTCACCTGCAAACTCACAGTCTAATGAGAACTTTTTGTCATATTTGTGGCAAATGTTTCCCTAAGAATTCTGAGCTGAAATACCATATAAGTATTTATCACTATGTTGAGAAGCCACATCTGTGCGAAGTGTGTGGCAAAACCTTCAGACATGGCAAGGCCCTTAAAGAACATCATACGTCCGCTCACATAGAGGGACGAGATAAGCCATATAAATGCCATTTGTGCCGAAAAGGCTTCTCAGGGGAAAGACAAGTTAAACTCCACCAGTTAACTCATACTGGAGAGAAACCGTTTCAGTGTGAAGATTGTGGCATGTGCTTCAGGGAGAAGAACACTCTTAAAGGGCACATGAGGactcacacaggggagaaaccataTAAGTGCAGAGAGTGTGGAAAATGCTTTAGATTGTTAGGTGCTTTAAAATGTCACCTACTAactcacactggagagaaaccgtaTCGCTGCAACGTCTGTGGCAGATGCTTCAGTCAGTCCTCATCCCGCAAGACTCACATGAAAACTCACAAAATGGCTCACGCACCACAGAGtgcagagagaccacagagtgcagagagaccacagagtgcagagagaccacagagtgcagagagacca